ACGCCGCGCACCCGAAGGGCAACGCCTTCAGCGACGACACCAAGGACCTGCACACCTACGGCCTGTCGTTCGCCACGAAGTGGGTGACCATCCACGACACCGCCACCGGTCCGGCCTCGGCCGGGTACGACGCGAACGCGCTGGCCAAGGCCGCCGGGGCCACCCCGTTCAAGCGGCCGGAGAACGGCCAGTTCCGGCCGGGCACCGGCTTCCGCGAGTTCTACTTCGACGAGACCGGCGACACCAACGCCACGAGCACGGCCAATGACGGCTACGGCGGCTGGGGCTCGGTGCTCAAGCTCACCCAGGCCGATCCGAAGGCCGACACCGGCACGCTGTCGCTGGTTTACAACGGCGACGAGGAGCACACCGGCCTGGACAACGTGACGTTCCTGGACGCCGACCACGTCGCGTTCGTCGAGGACGCGGGCGACGCCCTGCACACCCAGCGCGGGCTGCTCGACTCGGCGTACCTGTTCGACCTGCGCGTGAACTACGCCCACGGCGCGCAGCCGGTGCGGTTCCTCGCCGAGGGCCGCGACCCGTCGGCGACGCTGGATTCGGCGTTCAGCGGCCGGACCGGCTTCCAGAACGACGGCGACAATGAGATCACCGGCATCCACGCTTCCGATGGCGACCCGTCTCCGCAGGGCATCCTCGGTGCCCAGCGGCCGACGCCGTTCGCCGACGGCTGGCGGCTGTTCTGGACCCAGCAGCACGGCGACAACGTGCTCTGGGAGATCACCCGGCGCTGAGCCCCAGGGCGCGGCGGGCCCGCGGCCCGCCGCGCCCCCAGGCCGAGCCCGAGCCGGCGTGGTGGCTGAACCTGCAGGCCCATCCCGAAACGACGGTGGCACCAGTCGATGGCCGGCGCCGAGTCCGGGGGCGAGCGGCCGACGGCGAGGAACGGGACCGGCTCTGGGCCCGGTGGCGCGAGCTGGACAAGAATCTCGACGCCTATGCGGCGCGACGGCCTGGCCGGACCGCGGTCGTGATCCTCGAGCCGTCACCGGGCGCGGCCGCGGAATGAACAACGACTTCAGGTGCATCGTCGCGGAGGTGCCGCGGCGGTGGGGCTACCGATCGCTGCTGTGCTGTCGGCCGCTTACGAACGCCGACAACGCGGCTTCGCTGCCGGGACCGGTCAGGGGTGTGCCGTGCCCGCCGGCCAGCACGGTCGGACTGAGCGCGGCCAGCCGACGGATCGATTCGGCGGCCAATGTGGGGTCCCAGGTCGTGTACCACGGTGGTGCGGACAGGCCCGGCCGGGCCGTCAGCAGGCCTCTGACGGTCCTGATGCGCAGGGTCACCAGGGCGTCGCCGCTGAGCAGAACCCGGTCCGCGGGCCGGAAATAGGCCAGGTGGCCCGGGGTGTGCCCGGGGGTGGAGACGCACTCCCAGTCGGGCAGGCCAGGCAGCCCGTGGCCCGGCTCGACGGGCCGCGCGAGCGCACCGAGGGTGGATCGCTCGAGGGCCGCTTGGCGCCGCCGCCTGCCCATGGCGCGCAGCAACGGCAGCACCACCCAGCGATCCAGCGGGCCGGCGACGGCCACCATCGTCTCGAAGTCGGCGTTGGCGATCGGCAATTCGTCCGGGTGCAGGTGAACCGCGCAGTCCCAGAGGCGCGCCAGGTACCGGGCTGAACCGGCGTGGTCGGGGTGGACGTGGGTGAGCAGGATCGCGGCCGGAGGGCCGGTGGTGGCGCCGAACAGCGCCTTGGCCGTGTTTTCGATTCGCCGGGCGTCTTTTGCCCAGCCGGCATCCACCAGCACCCATGCCGGACCCGATCGTATGAAGTAGACGTTGGTGCGCGTGCGTCCGGGCAGGCCCAGCCAGAACACGTTCGACGCGATCTCGCGCAGCCCCGCGGTCGCACCGATGCTCTTTCCTCCGGTCATCACCAGCACCCGGTTCGATGTCGTTTCTGCGGCTTCACCGTCGATGGGACCTGCACTCCGCGTCGGCCGGTCCGGGGTCGGCGATGCGGAACACCGGATAGCGCTGTGCCACCGCGGCGACTTCTTCCGAGGAGGCCTGGGCGCTGACGCCGAAGTAGTGGCGGGCCTCGGCCGCGCGTCCCCATGAACGGCCTGTTCGGCCGGCCCGGGCGAGGTATGCCTGGATCACCGGTGGCCGCTCTCCGAGAGCGACCTCCTGCAGCGTCACCGCGCGGCGTTCCCGGCGGCCGAGCACCGCCCGGCCACCGGCCGCGCGAACGTTGCGCACCCAGTCCGATTCACCCGCCAGCGACACCAGGAAACGCTGCTTCCCGACGACGACCTGGACCAACGTCGTCCGGCGGATGATCGAGCTCCGGCGCCCCGGCACCTCGAGGGTCACCACATACGCCGGACTGAGCCCGTGCCTGGTCAGCCACCACCCCAGCGGTTGCAGCCGCTGATACAGCCCGGGCGTCCCGCGGTAGCGGGTGCGTGCGGTGTAGTCGACCGGCCCGATGATGCCCTCGGTAGTCCGGTGCTGGCGAACGGTTGGCATCGCGCGACCTCCCCGCGTTGGCGTGAAGGTTCGAGCATCGACGGCAAGCACCTCGGCAACGAGAGTCGAAAGTCCTCCGGCAACCGCCTTTCGGCAGGAAAGCGGTCAGCCGACGCTTCGTCGGCTACTCGTGTCGGGCCGATCGGCTTCGCTGCCAGGCGTGTACCCGGTCGATGAACTCGATCGGCCGTTCCTCGATCAGTTCCAGCGCGCCGGCGTAGACGCGGCCGTCGCTGCCGTCGACGGTGATCGGGTCGCCTTCGTGGAGCTCGTGGGTGCCGATGCGCACCGTGCGGGCCTCGGCGTCGATGGTGAGGGCGGTGCAGTCGACCAGGCAGACGAGGCCGAGCTGGCGGGCGACGACGGCCGCGTGGGACGTTCGGGTACCGCGGGCGGTGAGCAGGCCGCCACACACCGCCAGGGCGGCCACGTCATCGGTGGACGCCTCGGGCCGCACGAGGATCGCCGGCTCACCGTGTTCTGCGTGGCTGGCCGCGGCGGTCGCGTCCAGCGCGACCGGACCGGTGGCGCAGCCGGTACCGGCGGGGACGGCGCGCCCGAGTGACGGCTGCGCGCCCCCCGGCACCAGCCGGTGTCTGGTGATGTGGTTCAGATCGTATCCACGAAGGCGGTCCAACGCGGTGCGGCGATCGATGATTCCTTCGTCGACGAGGTCGCAGGCGATGCGCAGGGCCGCCCAGGGCGTGCGTTTGGCGTCGCGGGTCTGCAGCAGCCAGAGGGTGCCTTCCTCGACGGTGAACTCGAAGTCCTGGGCGTCGGTGAACACCGCTTCCAGGGTGCGGCTGACCTCACCCAGCTGTCGGGCGAGGGCCGGTGGTGGGTCGGCGGCCATGCCGCCGTTGTCGATGCGGGTGCGGCCGGCGACGACGTCCTCTCCTTGGGCGTCGAGGAGGAAGTCCACGTACAGGCGGTGTTCGCCGGTGGCGGGATCGCGGGTGAAGGCGACGCCGGAGCCGGACCCCAGTCCTCGGTTGCCGAACACCATGGCTTGCACGGTGACGGCGGTGCCGGGAAGGCCGGTCAGCCGTTCCAACCGGCGGTACGTCACGGCCCGGTCGCTGTTCCAGGACCGGAACACCCCCTCGATCGCGCCGGTCAGCTGAGCCACCGGGTCCTGCGGGAACGGCCGCCCCACGACGGTCCGGTAGGTGTCGAGCAGCCTGGTGGTCAGTTCGCGCAGGGCGGCGACGTCGAGTTCGTTCGCGGCGGGAACCCCGTGGCGCCGGATCG
This genomic window from Amycolatopsis mongoliensis contains:
- a CDS encoding nitroreductase/quinone reductase family protein; the encoded protein is MSPRARRARGPPRPQAEPEPAWWLNLQAHPETTVAPVDGRRRVRGRAADGEERDRLWARWRELDKNLDAYAARRPGRTAVVILEPSPGAAAE
- a CDS encoding MBL fold metallo-hydrolase, whose amino-acid sequence is MTGGKSIGATAGLREIASNVFWLGLPGRTRTNVYFIRSGPAWVLVDAGWAKDARRIENTAKALFGATTGPPAAILLTHVHPDHAGSARYLARLWDCAVHLHPDELPIANADFETMVAVAGPLDRWVVLPLLRAMGRRRRQAALERSTLGALARPVEPGHGLPGLPDWECVSTPGHTPGHLAYFRPADRVLLSGDALVTLRIRTVRGLLTARPGLSAPPWYTTWDPTLAAESIRRLAALSPTVLAGGHGTPLTGPGSEAALSAFVSGRQHSSDR
- a CDS encoding nitroreductase/quinone reductase family protein, which translates into the protein MPTVRQHRTTEGIIGPVDYTARTRYRGTPGLYQRLQPLGWWLTRHGLSPAYVVTLEVPGRRSSIIRRTTLVQVVVGKQRFLVSLAGESDWVRNVRAAGGRAVLGRRERRAVTLQEVALGERPPVIQAYLARAGRTGRSWGRAAEARHYFGVSAQASSEEVAAVAQRYPVFRIADPGPADAECRSHRR
- a CDS encoding PEP/pyruvate-binding domain-containing protein, translated to MSLFLLSAGGSADADAEIVGAKAAGLMRMADAALPVPPAFVLGTALCADYHARGGRLDADVHKLIARGIRHLEQRTGRRFDARRKPLLVSVRSGAPVSMPGMLDTVLNVGLSETTLPGLLQATGDPVFVWDSFRRLIQCYAEVVGGSSPTPFTELVDDAIRRHGVPAANELDVAALRELTTRLLDTYRTVVGRPFPQDPVAQLTGAIEGVFRSWNSDRAVTYRRLERLTGLPGTAVTVQAMVFGNRGLGSGSGVAFTRDPATGEHRLYVDFLLDAQGEDVVAGRTRIDNGGMAADPPPALARQLGEVSRTLEAVFTDAQDFEFTVEEGTLWLLQTRDAKRTPWAALRIACDLVDEGIIDRRTALDRLRGYDLNHITRHRLVPGGAQPSLGRAVPAGTGCATGPVALDATAAASHAEHGEPAILVRPEASTDDVAALAVCGGLLTARGTRTSHAAVVARQLGLVCLVDCTALTIDAEARTVRIGTHELHEGDPITVDGSDGRVYAGALELIEERPIEFIDRVHAWQRSRSARHE